The DNA segment TTCATGTGTCAATATTTACAATTCACAATTTAATGTTCACGCCACTCTTCGTTTCATCTTCACTggtttttgtacacaaaataatttctcttaaaaaaaacttaatttataaTTGACCATTCATTCTCATTTccaattcttcttcttcttgcgTTAATGGTACCGTCGAATGATTGTACAATCCCTGGGCCATCAATTGCAATGCCAAAGGATTTTTGTTGCCGgtggattttttgatttttgccCGTTTATTTTGgaaccaaattttaatttgcgcTTCGTTCAGGCCCAGTTCGGCAGACAATTGTTGCCGCCGCCGTTCGGTTAAGTAACGATTTTCGGTAAACTCACGCTTCAGTCTAGCTAGCTGATCACTGGAAAATGCAGTTCGTGGACGCTTTTCGTCGGGTATTTGGGATTTGTCTTTTGGCTGTTTTGGTTTTCGGTATCTTGGACCtggaaatggaaaaacaaTCTAATtagaaacttaaaattttatgcAATAGCAAATGTTGAATCGAACGAAgaataaatttaagaaaaaacgaaatgacaAAGGTCAACCGGTAAAATTCGCATTCGACTCTTTGCAACTAAAAGTTCCAGTCTCCACAAAGACGTTCTGGATAATTATTTTTGGGGCAGCATATTTAGGTACATTGTGGTATCAGGACCATCCAAAACTATTCATACGATAAAAACagatcatctgctatcgacaacgacgacaaaagtGAACGATAAGCTCTGGCTAGTGTTGTATTGTAGAGTAATTTATCTTGATTTGGGACAACAGTCGACTTTCGACCATTATAACTGAAGGTCCCTAATAAATAGCGGCGAATCGCCTAATGTAAATTTCGAAtgtcgaacaaattttttagtttggaGTTCCAAATCAAGATTTGACAGTTTTCGGATTTGGAACGATTAACATTGCGGCGTATGGCGTTCGAAATTCGGATCGTTCCCAATCACGATAAATTACTCTATACTAAAATGTATGACACAAAtgttgaagtactagatttttatgaacacaagaaaatattttccacaaacaaagtaatagattaaatgattttattgtgaTACGCTTGCCGGTTCTTAAAGGTTAAATAAATGACTGTAGAGAAAGCTAACAAAAACCGCAGACCGTTATTCCAATCACGACatatttcagtaaaaaaatatttaagcaAATCAAACTTACCCGAACTAGGTCTATCGCTGTATCTGGTACAGTACACCCACGCCGGCCATAATTGTGATCCATTATCATCTTTCGTACTGCCCGATTCAGATTTTGCATCGTCTGAAGATTCCATTCCGGAATCACGACTCGAAACCATTTGATGTGAATTTTGAGATCCATTACCTTCACTTCGTGCATTGCTAGCGCTGGATATGGGTGATGGCAACAAATCATTTCTTACAACAGGACTAGGTGTTGATTGTCGTCCAATTTGCGAAACTGTTTTGCATAAATTGCCCAGTGGCggtattttcgaaaatgcACTCTCCGACAAGTgttgttgatattttttacTATTTAAAATTTCCTCATGAATACGCGGGTATACCGACTGATTGAAACTGTTCAATATGCTGGTTTTTTCCAAGTAATTATTTTTACTAAAGTCTAAAGCTGCTTCACTCTCCAATCTTAACGCAGATTTATTATTTACTGTTCTATTCACTTGTGTCGATTTTATGTTGCTTATGCTATCAATGTCGTACGGCCGGAAAAgtaaacttttcttttcagattttttattaatttttccgaaattttcacttaaaatatttgtgatcGAAAAggtgatttgatttgttgagCAATCCTCTTGTTTTATTATTACGGCAGGTGATAAACGATCGTTCGATGCACTAAGCGACATCTCTTGGTGTATAGGCGAGGATGaattcgttgaacaaatagtCATAGCCGATGCTGATGTGGTGTTCTGAGGTGAATGTGGTGCTCCCGGTCCTGGACTCGACGCACTTTGAGGACTAAAACGATCTTCGAAGGCCATTTTACAATGTTTAAATGCACAGTTTTTcacagaactttttttttataaattaattatttttttgttccttcTCTTCTATATTCCTCGTCTATATACTCAAAGTTAATTTTCCTCACAAAACACAATTTCGTTTAAAAGCCTTCAATCAATGATGGAATTATTTCATCATCATTCTATAAGTGCAAGTACTCACTGAAACACAACACACCACGTActcgaaaaaaatgtttttgatgtgACACAGTCAAATGTCACCTGTAATCTGACAGACAGTTGAGTGAGAACTCAAGCGAATGACTGAATTTTTTGATGTGTCTTTATTAAAGCTCAACCACTCCCATTCCACCAATACTAACAACACATTCACAACTACACTGAATCAATTCGACGTTAGTGTTGGTAACTCAGTGGGCGGAGTCATATTGTGTGTATTATAACGTAAGAATATAAAGACTTTAACAAACACCACCGTTATTAATTGA comes from the Bradysia coprophila strain Holo2 unplaced genomic scaffold, BU_Bcop_v1 contig_358, whole genome shotgun sequence genome and includes:
- the LOC119081632 gene encoding segmentation polarity homeobox protein engrailed, translated to MAFEDRFSPQSASSPGPGAPHSPQNTTSASAMTICSTNSSSPIHQEMSLSASNDRLSPAVIIKQEDCSTNQITFSITNILSENFGKINKKSEKKSLLFRPYDIDSISNIKSTQVNRTVNNKSALRLESEAALDFSKNNYLEKTSILNSFNQSVYPRIHEEILNSKKYQQHLSESAFSKIPPLGNLCKTVSQIGRQSTPSPVVRNDLLPSPISSASNARSEGNGSQNSHQMVSSRDSGMESSDDAKSESGSTKDDNGSQLWPAWVYCTRYSDRPSSGPRYRKPKQPKDKSQIPDEKRPRTAFSSDQLARLKREFTENRYLTERRRQQLSAELGLNEAQIKIWFQNKRAKIKKSTGNKNPLALQLMAQGLYNHSTVPLTQEEEELEMRMNGQL